A single window of Polyangiaceae bacterium DNA harbors:
- a CDS encoding RHS repeat-associated core domain-containing protein, with protein MSITLGRSETTTKENGAIDERRSYDAFGARRNPEWGGSSIAFTSKTKKGFTGHEEADEFGLVNMKGRVYDPRIGRFTTTDPIIANLYNGQSFGAYSYVRNNPLAFVDPSGVY; from the coding sequence ATGTCGATCACATTGGGTCGATCGGAGACGACCACGAAAGAAAATGGCGCCATCGATGAGCGGCGCAGCTACGATGCATTCGGCGCGCGCAGGAATCCAGAATGGGGCGGATCGTCGATAGCGTTCACGAGCAAAACGAAAAAAGGATTCACGGGGCACGAAGAAGCTGACGAATTTGGCCTCGTGAACATGAAGGGAAGAGTATACGACCCACGCATTGGGCGGTTCACGACGACGGACCCGATCATTGCAAATTTATACAATGGGCAAAGCTTTGGGGCGTATTCGTACGTGCGCAACAATCCGCTTGCATTCGTGGATCCAAGTGGGGTTTACTGA
- a CDS encoding RHS repeat protein → MCVLRLVENPNPPCDTSYGYTPNGNLTSKSDVGILSYTDPKHPHAVTNAAGDSFYHDAVGNQITRPGGVGITYTPFDLPKTITQGATTVSFGYDGDEQRIRKTTPSSETLYFEDIFEQVTGALAKRIGITCIRRSARLPL, encoded by the coding sequence GTGTGCGTACTTCGGCTCGTCGAGAATCCGAATCCACCGTGCGACACGTCGTATGGGTATACGCCCAATGGGAACCTCACGTCAAAGTCGGACGTGGGCATTCTGTCGTATACCGATCCAAAGCATCCGCATGCCGTCACGAATGCGGCAGGCGATAGCTTCTACCATGATGCGGTCGGCAATCAAATCACGCGGCCGGGAGGCGTTGGCATTACGTATACGCCGTTTGATTTGCCGAAAACGATCACACAGGGCGCGACGACGGTATCGTTCGGGTACGATGGCGACGAGCAAAGAATTCGGAAGACGACACCGTCGAGCGAGACGCTGTACTTCGAGGACATCTTCGAGCAAGTGACCGGCGCTTTGGCAAAGCGTATCGGTATTACGTGCATTCGCCGGAGCGCACGATTGCCATTGTGA
- a CDS encoding RHS repeat protein — MFDSRGRAMRVYTHGPAPKPNTPRLIQVIEYDPLSGNVARRSAPAAEDTLDSQLAFDEYEFDALGREIRHTTPWNATTTTSYDGFFIEMTDPLLHNTITELDALGRPVTITEAANGKTKYVYGPFDTLRSVTDPGGAVTKWTRDAFARVRQLEEPDRGTTTFVNDGFGDVLASTDALGRVIAFGVDALGRVQTRTDTHTGKSLTTTWTWDTAPNGIGRLHMLESPDGIKTYAYSGSEGSSKG; from the coding sequence GTGTTCGACAGCCGAGGGCGAGCCATGCGCGTGTATACGCATGGCCCTGCGCCAAAGCCGAATACGCCGCGCTTGATACAAGTCATCGAATACGATCCGCTGAGCGGAAATGTTGCGCGACGATCGGCCCCGGCGGCAGAAGATACGCTCGACTCGCAGCTCGCCTTCGACGAATACGAATTCGATGCGCTCGGTCGCGAGATTCGGCACACCACACCGTGGAACGCAACGACCACGACCTCGTATGATGGTTTTTTCATCGAGATGACCGATCCGCTGTTGCACAATACGATTACCGAGCTCGATGCATTGGGTCGACCCGTTACGATCACGGAAGCAGCGAATGGCAAAACCAAATACGTGTACGGCCCATTCGACACGCTTCGCAGCGTGACGGATCCTGGCGGTGCCGTCACAAAATGGACGCGCGATGCATTCGCTCGCGTGCGGCAATTGGAAGAGCCGGATCGCGGCACGACGACGTTCGTCAACGATGGATTCGGTGACGTGCTTGCATCGACCGATGCGCTCGGGCGCGTGATCGCGTTTGGCGTGGACGCACTCGGGCGCGTGCAAACGCGCACGGATACGCACACGGGAAAAAGCTTGACGACGACGTGGACGTGGGATACAGCGCCGAATGGAATTGGCCGGTTGCACATGCTCGAAAGTCCCGACGGAATCAAGACGTACGCGTATTCAGGAAGCGAGGGCAGCTCGAAGGGATGA
- a CDS encoding protein kinase — translation MTPEFPGCSIVATLATDARFALYRGRLEDGTSVLVECTRMRARSDDRARLRRAHALGKELGDAVTPRAIGFVEHAELFGVMREDPGGTTLETILATQRLPLETALAYAAAVARALAVLAAQGVVHRDITPRSILVREHDNAAFLVHFTSAGRTGDESLRTPNPDAPEGTLVYMAPEQTGRTNRPVDHRADFYALGAVLYEMLTGSLPFTSQEPMALVHAHLARAPKPPHELEPSVPPAISRIVLKLLAKSADDRYQSARGIAADIGMCIERLRTSGRVDPFPLGGQDRPTMLTSAVRLYGRDAERETLSAAVDRARRGGREMFAIQGAEGMGKTALVIDMFARTAADDAYLASEEPKPRRSY, via the coding sequence ATGACCCCCGAATTCCCCGGCTGTAGCATCGTCGCCACCCTCGCCACAGATGCCCGCTTCGCCCTCTACCGAGGGCGTCTCGAGGATGGCACCTCGGTGCTCGTCGAATGCACGCGCATGCGCGCCCGCAGCGACGATCGCGCCCGCTTGCGTCGCGCCCACGCGCTCGGAAAAGAGCTCGGTGACGCCGTCACACCACGCGCGATCGGGTTCGTCGAACATGCCGAGCTGTTCGGCGTCATGCGCGAAGACCCCGGCGGCACGACGCTCGAAACGATCCTCGCCACGCAGCGCTTGCCACTCGAAACAGCGCTCGCGTACGCAGCCGCCGTCGCACGAGCGCTCGCCGTGCTGGCCGCGCAAGGCGTCGTGCATCGCGACATCACGCCAAGAAGCATCCTCGTGCGGGAACACGACAACGCAGCGTTTCTCGTGCACTTCACGTCCGCAGGACGCACCGGCGACGAATCTTTACGCACGCCGAACCCGGATGCCCCCGAAGGCACCCTCGTGTACATGGCGCCCGAACAGACGGGCCGGACAAACCGTCCGGTCGATCATCGAGCGGACTTTTACGCGCTCGGGGCCGTGCTCTACGAAATGCTCACGGGCAGCTTGCCGTTCACTTCGCAAGAACCCATGGCGCTCGTGCACGCGCACCTTGCACGAGCACCGAAGCCGCCGCACGAGCTGGAACCAAGCGTGCCTCCAGCGATTTCGCGCATCGTCCTGAAGCTGCTCGCGAAGAGCGCCGACGACCGCTACCAAAGCGCACGCGGAATCGCCGCCGACATCGGCATGTGCATCGAACGGCTTCGCACGTCGGGACGCGTCGATCCGTTTCCACTCGGAGGACAAGACCGCCCAACGATGCTGACGTCCGCCGTGCGTCTCTACGGACGCGACGCCGAGCGTGAAACGCTGTCCGCCGCCGTGGATCGCGCTCGGCGCGGGGGTCGCGAGATGTTCGCGATCCAAGGCGCCGAAGGCATGGGCAAGACGGCGCTCGTCATCGACATGTTCGCGCGAACGGCCGCCGATGATGCGTACCTCGCTTCGGAAGAGCCAAAGCCCCGCCGCTCTTATTAG
- a CDS encoding AHH domain-containing protein, whose protein sequence is MAPSLKGVPRAAAKAVVTGSSRVLGDNMKRVGLERLAGEFAHHIVAHGDDRAKDAVKLLKKFHIDVDDAVNGVYLPGYKTSPNPHGKAVHGNLHTNAYYEAVDTVLKGANTQAEVIQRLRFIAHNLEHGILP, encoded by the coding sequence GTGGCGCCTTCTTTGAAAGGCGTGCCGCGCGCGGCGGCAAAGGCCGTTGTGACGGGATCGTCGAGGGTGCTCGGAGACAACATGAAACGGGTGGGCTTGGAAAGGCTAGCGGGCGAGTTTGCCCATCACATCGTTGCGCATGGGGATGATCGGGCGAAAGATGCGGTGAAGCTTTTGAAGAAGTTCCACATCGACGTTGACGATGCCGTCAATGGCGTGTATCTGCCCGGCTACAAGACCTCGCCAAACCCCCATGGGAAAGCCGTGCACGGAAATCTTCATACGAACGCGTACTACGAAGCCGTCGACACGGTACTCAAAGGCGCAAATACACAGGCCGAGGTGATCCAACGCCTACGCTTCATCGCCCACAACCTCGAACACGGAATCCTGCCATGA
- a CDS encoding DUF4230 domain-containing protein, with translation MAKHPHEPESERPLVDPYAHGPARTAKKWQLTAVLLTAILAIAGAIGLGVASWTPPAASTSVVTIHSTPNVLVAVRDLARLQTAEVHVEKVIDLTDTQSHMFGLVQATDAILLVAVGQATLGIDLSKLAEADVSMDATGKTASLHLPAPEVFHAGLDENATYVYTRTTSVLAKRNEQLETRARREAVAAIRKAADTSEMKTRAKVQAEKQITSLLRQLGAERVEITWKP, from the coding sequence ATGGCCAAGCACCCTCATGAGCCCGAATCAGAGCGCCCCCTCGTGGATCCGTACGCGCACGGTCCGGCTCGTACCGCGAAAAAGTGGCAGCTCACGGCCGTGCTCCTCACAGCCATCCTCGCCATCGCCGGCGCCATTGGCCTCGGTGTCGCCTCCTGGACGCCTCCAGCCGCCTCGACAAGCGTCGTAACCATCCACTCAACTCCAAACGTCCTCGTCGCCGTGCGAGACCTGGCGCGCCTTCAGACCGCTGAAGTCCACGTGGAAAAAGTGATCGATTTAACCGACACTCAAAGCCACATGTTCGGATTGGTACAAGCCACCGATGCAATCCTGCTCGTCGCCGTGGGCCAAGCTACGTTGGGGATTGATCTCTCCAAACTGGCAGAAGCTGACGTCTCCATGGACGCGACCGGCAAGACCGCGAGCCTGCATTTGCCCGCTCCCGAAGTGTTTCACGCGGGACTCGATGAAAACGCCACGTATGTATACACGCGCACAACCAGCGTGTTGGCAAAGCGCAATGAGCAGCTCGAAACTCGAGCGAGGCGCGAAGCCGTCGCAGCCATTCGGAAAGCTGCCGACACGTCGGAGATGAAAACGCGGGCCAAAGTGCAGGCCGAAAAGCAGATAACCTCGCTGCTGCGTCAGCTTGGCGCCGAGCGAGTAGAGATTACCTGGAAGCCGTAA
- a CDS encoding VCBS repeat-containing protein produces the protein MQQNVCDGEGGVTPQKDDTDLPDDMNACTDDVCQGGVASNPNKPKGTDCGGGLACDGNGVCTGCMAPTDCPGVDEECRKRSCNGGLCGFPITAMGTVLAAQTLHDCKSAVCDGNGGVMDLPNDTDLPLDDGSPCTDEACSGGMLLHPAKPNGIACTDGDACTLGDNCQMGACVPTSPVMCNANMLCVAGSCANCVNQFIGPRFVSTNANPTAVAMADFNGDGNRDLVVSQLGLSSVSVMINLGNGTFAPKVDYPTNTFPRDVAVGDFNGDGRPDIVAANEAGNNVSVFINLGNGTFGTKMDYPTPPTPQSVVAADFDGDGKMDVAVTTPNPGAVTVLRNIGNGTLAPAGDYAVGGFPMGLVAADLDGDGKPDLATSSDFFSTLVVLRNYGNGTFAPVTAYPTGLTPRNVDAADVDGDGKIDLAVVKGSKAVSVFRNNGNGTFAAPIEYPTNDYSTTLALTDITGDGRAELIVGGDFNKALEVRTNSGGAFGPSRSYSMTFSVLGMAAGDLNGDSKRDLVLVGGSDVSVVLQDGSGILGTISYLTTGNLPYAVGAADLDGNGHVDLFTANRNSSTVSVMLNNGNTTFAPNVEYGVGSSPYAAVSGDVNGDGKPDIVALNNSGGNVTVLLNNGNGTFMNGGNYSAASGYALVLADFNGDGKLDIAAGNQSGSNVSVLLGNGDGTFAAKINYPTDSAPRGIAAADLNGDGKPDLMTANNSTSSVLLNNGDGTGGSIYGFQVISTRSAPS, from the coding sequence TTGCAACAAAATGTATGCGACGGTGAAGGTGGCGTCACGCCGCAAAAAGACGACACGGACCTCCCCGACGACATGAACGCATGCACCGACGACGTTTGTCAGGGGGGTGTCGCATCGAATCCGAACAAGCCCAAAGGAACCGATTGCGGGGGTGGCCTCGCCTGCGATGGCAATGGCGTGTGCACCGGCTGCATGGCGCCGACCGATTGCCCCGGCGTCGACGAGGAATGCCGGAAGCGCTCGTGCAATGGAGGTTTGTGCGGTTTTCCCATCACGGCCATGGGGACGGTGCTCGCCGCGCAAACGCTGCACGATTGCAAGTCCGCCGTTTGCGATGGCAATGGCGGCGTCATGGACCTGCCGAACGACACCGATTTGCCGCTCGACGATGGCTCGCCTTGCACGGACGAAGCATGTTCGGGCGGAATGCTGCTTCACCCGGCCAAACCCAATGGGATAGCGTGCACCGATGGCGACGCTTGCACGCTAGGCGATAACTGTCAGATGGGCGCTTGCGTTCCCACGAGCCCCGTGATGTGCAATGCGAATATGCTCTGCGTCGCCGGTTCATGCGCCAACTGTGTGAACCAATTCATTGGCCCACGATTTGTGTCGACAAACGCCAATCCCACAGCGGTGGCCATGGCGGACTTCAATGGGGATGGCAATCGAGATCTCGTCGTTTCGCAGCTCGGTCTGTCCAGCGTGAGCGTGATGATCAACTTGGGCAATGGCACATTTGCCCCCAAAGTTGATTACCCGACCAACACATTCCCTCGCGACGTCGCCGTGGGCGATTTCAACGGAGATGGGCGGCCGGACATCGTCGCGGCCAACGAAGCGGGGAACAACGTGAGCGTTTTCATCAACTTGGGCAATGGCACGTTCGGGACCAAAATGGACTACCCCACGCCACCCACGCCACAGTCGGTGGTTGCGGCGGATTTCGATGGCGACGGCAAAATGGATGTTGCGGTAACGACTCCCAATCCTGGGGCCGTGACCGTACTTCGCAACATCGGCAACGGCACGCTCGCGCCCGCTGGAGACTATGCGGTGGGTGGTTTTCCCATGGGCCTGGTCGCGGCGGACCTCGATGGCGACGGCAAACCCGACCTCGCGACATCGAGCGACTTTTTCAGCACATTGGTCGTGCTGCGTAATTATGGCAATGGCACGTTTGCCCCCGTCACGGCTTACCCCACGGGCCTCACCCCGCGTAACGTGGATGCCGCAGACGTGGACGGCGATGGCAAGATCGACCTGGCCGTCGTGAAGGGTAGCAAGGCTGTCAGCGTGTTTCGTAACAACGGTAATGGCACCTTCGCCGCGCCGATCGAATACCCCACCAACGACTACTCCACCACGCTCGCCTTGACGGATATCACCGGCGATGGCCGAGCCGAGCTCATCGTCGGAGGCGATTTCAACAAAGCACTCGAAGTGCGCACCAATAGCGGCGGAGCATTCGGCCCGAGCCGTTCCTATTCGATGACATTCAGCGTGTTGGGCATGGCGGCCGGGGACCTCAATGGCGACAGCAAGCGCGATCTCGTGCTCGTCGGTGGCTCCGACGTGAGCGTGGTCTTGCAGGACGGCAGCGGTATCCTCGGAACGATTTCGTACCTCACCACGGGCAACCTGCCTTATGCGGTGGGGGCGGCGGACCTCGATGGCAATGGCCATGTCGACCTTTTCACGGCAAATCGGAACAGCAGCACCGTGAGCGTCATGCTGAACAATGGCAACACCACGTTCGCCCCCAATGTCGAGTACGGCGTTGGATCGAGCCCCTATGCGGCGGTTTCGGGCGATGTGAATGGTGACGGCAAACCCGATATCGTGGCGTTGAACAACAGTGGGGGCAACGTGACGGTGCTCCTGAACAACGGAAACGGGACATTCATGAACGGCGGCAATTACTCCGCCGCTTCCGGGTACGCATTGGTTCTGGCAGACTTCAATGGCGACGGCAAACTCGACATTGCTGCGGGAAATCAATCCGGCAGCAACGTGAGTGTGCTGCTTGGCAATGGCGACGGTACGTTCGCCGCCAAGATCAATTACCCGACGGACTCTGCCCCCCGAGGTATCGCTGCAGCGGACTTGAATGGCGATGGCAAGCCCGACCTCATGACCGCGAACAACAGCACTTCGAGCGTCTTGCTCAACAATGGCGATGGCACGGGCGGGAGCATTTACGGCTTCCAGGTAATCTCTACTCGCTCGGCGCCAAGCTGA